The nucleotide sequence CAGAACTGCCACATAAAGAcgcaaaatgactacaaagagaaacaaaacaaccacaaagagacacaaaatcactacaaagagatgcaaaatggcCACAAAGACACTCAGAGTAACTATTATTATAGCAAAGAACCAAGGCTTTGAATTTGtcttaacacattttaaataattccTCAAATGCGCCCCTTCATGAATCTATCCCCCAGTGTGCTTGTTCTTCCCTGCTTTATTTTGTCTGACCTCAAAGAACATAGAGTTATCATACAGCTGtctgacactcactcacacacagcccTGTGGCAATACCACCTGTGACACCCAGACCTCTGAGGATGAGAGATGCTGTCCACCCCTGTGGTTGGATGACAGCTCAGCCAGAATGGGAACACAAACAGCAACATGGCACGCAGCACTACACTGGGCTTCCCCTGCCTGACAGCTTCCTACCCACAGTCATGCACCCGCTCCCAACTACACTCATGATCAAGTCCAATGTGTCAGTTAGCCAGAGTGTGCGGTTTACAGAACTCAAAAGATATTTTGACGGCACATTATTGTGTATCTGAATCATTTAATGACAGTGATGATTTAATAAGTAAGAGCACTCATGAAAATAAATCCAACCTATTGTATGGCTGTAGATATTACAAATGATCACAGATGTCATACCAGACTTGTTTTTTATAGATGTTGCTGGTTGACAGAACACATAGCTCTGCCCTTTATCTGTGTTTACACATTGTTGATCTGGGAAAGTTTTGTTTCGATTGTAATGGAGgtcagtgtgtgggtgtgtgtatgtgcagctGAGAGAACGGCAGAGGAGTACCATATATTGAGCATGGGGAGTCAGTTATGAAGGTGCATGAGGCCTTATCATGTCCTTTCACAGTGGCTGCAATGTAAACCCTTCAGTTAGCGCTGCAGGTGTGGAGCTGCATGGGAACAGCCTCCCCCAGGAGCTTCCCAGTGAGGGGGCTCACAGAGGTGCAGTCAAGGGTGCAGGCATCTTTGCTGTGTGAAATCAATTCACAAACACTACTTGTGTAGTATGCTGCCCTATCTCTTGTACTATGCTTTGTCTTGCTGCCAGCAGTTAGTCACATCCTTAGCGATCAAGCCCTCTTTTTaccattttcaatttttttgtctttgaaaacACGTATTGAATATGTTAATTTTACACCCTATTGTTTAAGAAAGCAAACTTGCAAGCAAGGGTTGTCAATGTGACCACTAAACTAAAATGATGGCCACAGCGAGCAACAGTCGCTTTGTGAACATAGTAGAGTCACAACTAACAATTAGTTTCATTATCGATCaatctgtttatttgttttttgattaatGACTTCATCATTTGGTCcattaaaatatcagaaaataataaataagactaagagtctgcagccatgctagtgtgtttttgaggctgtaTTTAGGCACAACAATGCTTAAAGCTAAATGCTAAgctcagcatgctaacatgctcacaacaaTAAAGCTAACATGCTCGTGTTTAGCAGGTGTAATGatcaccatgttcaccatcataGTTTaggatgttagcatgttagGATGTTAGCAAACACAACGTACagcattttgacctgatgaaaaTAGGATATGAAAATAGGAAAATTCACCAAAGTAAGTTCACCCTGTGGGAACTCTGAATgtctgtgacaccacaatgatggaacgagctaccacacgccatcagagcaggggtgtccctcttcaagaagctcttgaaaactcatctcttctgaaaacacctctaactcctaacctctaacatgcacttcctgtgctcttcttcttctatccccttacaattatcttgtattaatagcactttttttgttaactcttacttccttccctaggtatttaccccattgatgtgatatgaactataagctcttactagtacttattgctgctcttactagtatgtattgtcagttgtagatctgtatttgatgctctgttgatgcttgtatgttgttcctcaaatgtaagtttggattaaagcatctgccaaatgaataaatgtaaatgtaaatgtattcataGCAATGCATCAAATAGTGTCAAGTACTGATATTTTAGTCAGGACCAAATAAATGGTGGGCTGACCAACTGATCAACAATGCCATCCCTAAAGCCATGTGGCTGGCCAATAATATTTTGTTGAATATCAGTGAAGACTAAGAAaaccagtaaatattaatattttgtgcAAAACTGGAAGCAAAGAATTATGGGCATTTTGcttaaaataaagacagaagctgtTTTTCGCTGTTATTGATCATCAAGATAGATGCTGATGAATTCTCTTTCGAGCTCCTCATTGCTTAATCAACTAGTCCTTTCAGCTCTGGAACAGAGGGTGAGGAGGAAGGTGCTGCGTGCCACACAGGAAGCTGTGTTCTCCAGGTTTTCGAGGCTTGGCTCTGGTAGACGCTACAAGATGCCTCTGGAAGCAGAGAATCTGTGTCAACAGTATTTTGTTGCAATAGTTTACTcaaatctctcttttttgtctGCTACCATTTTGTGTATTAGAATTTATAACTATTCATACTGTAATAAAGTTCTTTTTCTATGACTAATCTActctaatgttttttttctgtcctcagGTAAAAATCCATCATTTCAACCCTGCCGCCTGCTCAATTGACCATCACACATGTATAAACCTTCTCTACACCCATGTGTCTCGTCACCTATTGTGAGGAACTCAGCCACCATCCCAGTCCACCCCAGCCTCTGAGTTAGGCCCCCCCATAGAGGTATGCACTTAGCTTTGTCATAGCTCTAGGCAGTGCATGTTCTTGTTGTGGGTTGAGCAATTGCATTAGTCATTTCACATTCCAAATACCTACCCCATGCCGTATTTACAactctatgtctctctctctctctctttccctctttttctgCACAAAATCCATTTCTCCCTCAGTCTCTTCATCATTTAATTTTCTCTCTGCACCATGTCAGGGCATGGGGATTAGGCCCAGCACTGATGCTATCTAAGTACCTTCTCTTTAGAGGCGGAAGTCTTGTAGGGGTTAGATGTTTGACCTGGGGCTCAGAGGTTCCGATTACAGGACGGGCCTGTGCtttgtgtccttgagcaaagtATATACCAAGCTTTCTATGCTTCATTTAACATCTACTGTTCTTACACAAATGAGTGATGTATAAACCTGTAAGCTATGTAAGATGCtttggaaaatatattttggctAAGCCACATAAAACTAATATATATCTCAAAAAATCCCCTGCGTGTTAATTCATCTTCAGCCCGGCGTCATAACCTTTACCTGAACCAGGCCCAAGCAGACACAAGAGATAGTGTTACCACCAGCATCACCCTTCATTTTCTATGTCATTCAGTGTCTCAGACTAACAGACAGAAGCTTCAGCAGCTCAAGCATACAGCAGGCCGACTGTAGCCCACACCCGTACAGGAAAACCTGactataaacacacacttgcacacacatatCATTCCCACTGAAATGACCGcaggtgtgcacacacacatatgcaaaaACCTTTGTGCCCTCACCTGTCTCCTGTCAGGActgtctcaaacacacacaggagctaTTGCACCCCTGCTCCGTCCAACCCCCCACCCTGCTCAAAGCAGCCACCCTCAGGCCTTGTGCGTGCGAATCCGGCTGTGGACTCAGCAGCCCCCATCGCTGCACCCCCTCCACTCAGGGTAGTGAGGGAAATGAAGGCTTTAGGAGTTCattataaaacaacaacagcaccagCAGGGGATAGGCCTCCTGGGGCCAAAAACTATTCCttctcatccctccatcctcatCTTTTTCCTTTATGTCCCTCAATATCTCAACCCTGGTCCAGCCTGCTCTCTGCGACACACTCCTCTGTTTTGTTCATTATCCCACAGCTCTGCTGAGAAGAacattgcttctttttttttttaaataccgaATAAAGCTAAATACTGATCCGCAATAGTTCACATAATGAGTCAGTAGTCTCaacatatgtatacatatgtgtgtttgACCTCAGACATCAGAAAGACGGCTGACACGTTTATGTATGGGAAATTAATATTGAAGCAATTGATATGAGCAAAGGTTTATATTAGTAatatgattatgttatttgataGACAAAAACATATAGTTGCTGTCCAGTAAAAAACATGCCAACTTTTCATGAGGAAAAACTGCTTTGTGACAATTTGACTTTAGAAGTGGGAGAATTTTCTCAACCCATAAAGGAGCACAATGTGTTTatctaaaaataattataatcacCTACTTTGGACATACATGGTTTTCATTCTGGAAAGATAAGAATTTTAATACTGAAGAAAATGCCTTTTTTGCACTGATCACTACATTTTAGGAATCTAAAAAAGTTTCCAAGCATTTGTCTGTACATAATTGACAATGTTTGATTTTGAGTAGATTTAGGACGAAAAATTTCAAGAAGCATGTTTTTTCTGCAGGTGCACAATGAAAACGTTTTATTCATACTTATTTACTTcttgtcatttgtcatttggCCCATCTCCtattttatcacattttttcATTGCAAGATTTTCCTAAAAGTTACACAAGTGGCTGTTTCTTGTGCACTAAACATGCAGTATAGCCTCATCACTCATCACACTGAGAGATAATTTGCTCCAACACTACCGTGTTCTGTACATCCACTGTGCAGGTTTTTAAGGCCATTAAAATTGTTAGAAAAACTTTTCTGAGATTGATTGAAAGATTGAAATTGTCTTATAATTCACTGCAATACTTGGGGTCTCTAGTTGATGTTCTAATAAGGAATAATAATGTGTAATCATAGTAATTAGAGAGCAACATCAAAAGCACCAGAACACACACTACAAATAACTCACACAATAGCCCTCTGTACACTGTTGGTTCAGTGATGCCTTGCAAATGAGTGGAAAGTTATGATTCACGGATAATAGCACATAAACTGCTCTCATTCTGGGGCAGCCGAGTGTTACTTTCTAATGGTGAATTGGGGGTCAAATGCTCTGTAAGACGGCATTCTTCTGAGTCATCAtctttgtcatcatcatcattatgaTTGTCATCATGTTTGGTGTACTCGCTAGAGGCACAACACCTGTAAGCGTGTcctccacccacccaccccTCGCCTTTCGCTGGGCGGTTGAGGGTGATGCATCGAGACCACAGTCCTTTCAGATGAAAAGGAGGGCAGGGCAGTAACAGCAGGAAGTGGTTTTGCTCGATAGACGCAGGGCGCAGCGTTTCAGGCAGGTGTATTGCACTCGCTTCCCTGTTgcatgtggagtgtgtgtgcgaCAGCACAGTTGAGGGCAGCCGCCTGCGGCAActgaacaaaacacaacaaacacagctcTTACAAATTTATGTCCATTTAttaatcttatttattttaaataagaaTGTAATGcaacaatatttgttttaaaacattaacCTTTGGAGATATGTAGCATCAAATTCAAAAGAACTGTATGATCTTTAATACAAAAGTAAAGGATAGGATATAACTCTAGATAGCTCATAAATCTTACTGATATTTGCCAAAAGATGAAGTGAGGTAGAGAATTACGCCTGGAGCCCTGACATGAGTTATATTCACATAATATGTGCAGTTCAGAATcactcaaacaaaacataaactgGCCAATAAAATAAGCCTTTTGGTTCCTAAGTGTACTTTTGACctgcacacatggacacataaGAGTTGTCTTGTATGTAAGGATAAGGGAGTAAACATGATGAAACGTGAATTTCTTTGATTAGCAATTTGGGAAAATAAGGAGCATGATTAAGCCCACTTCAAAGGCGTTTAGAACAAAGATGGGGCTAAATTCGACTTTGAAGACCAAATGGTTTAGTCAGGCAATTTTAAACTTGAAAGTATAGCCAATAGCTTAGAGTGTGCTTCTATAAATAGAGGGAATACAAGAGGAGGGCTGGTATGTtcagaaattaagtgtttttcattctttgtttttcaaagaCAATGTTTGGTGTTTCCCTTGCTATTACCTCTGGTATTTCCCTTTGTTCTGTTGAGCCCACATTAGGCTGTGTAGAGATTTCCATAGACATTTCCATAAAAGCAACTGAAACCCAGTGCGTTTCTTTACACAATAGCCCTGTTAATGCATGTAGTTACAATGTATATCAGTGGCATCAACCTTCCCTCAAAGCTTCCAGTGATTctagtttaaaatatatttaggcCTAAACAGTTTTTCTACCTTATATGATTAATTATACACTTTGTATCATATGTAGCAAGAGCAACGTAAGTGCTTTTTAATCAGAAATGAACTACTccacagcagaaaacagaacacagcagacagaaaaacagacagttGGATTCCTTTTAAGGCCATTTTAGCCTCAGTGGCAACACTCAGTTGCAAGAAGGATTAAAGTATAAAGCAGCAGTACAACATGCACAATGACTTAAACAATAAATAGTCAAGTGGAAGGGGCCAATGCAATTACAATACAACAAAGTCACTGTCAGAGCTCCACTGCAGATGGGGTTTGACATCGTACTGCTGATGACATCCAGTCCAGACCAGTATCTGTTTTAAGAGCTCATTTCCCTCCGTCCCAGAAGAGTGGCATTTCAGTGCATCCAGCGAGAGAAAAGCAGAGTAGTTTGAAAACATCCTCACCTACAGTATGCTGCTGCATATCAAATCGGTGATGGTTAGCAAATAATCAGCAATATTATAATGTTACAAATCTATGTTCCTCCCCAAATAACATGCGGGTCAGAATGGTGCTCTGCAAAGACATGCTCTCGCTGTGAGATCCCTCCCTTTGTCTATAGGAGCTTATAGTTCAGCCATGTCAGTATGTCAGGTCAATAATGAACTCTTTGTctctcacattttctttttttgcatacTGCATCATTTGCTATGCGTTTTTGCAGGTGTagacctcctcctctctcacacaTGTCTGACACTCCACGTGGCAGCACCAGCGTACCTGGCAGTGGCAGGACAGGCTGGTGAGGCGCATGGCTGTGTTGTAACCACGTCCGCAGCACAGACTCTGACAACTGGTGTCTTTGGCACATGATCGGCCGCCTGTGCCCGGGGAGTAGCGAGAGGGCCTGCAGAAGCTGTGGGAGTCTTCCAGGTAGACCAGGTCAGTAGTGCGGAGGCTCTGGCCGTGGCGACGGGGGCCCGCAAGCTCTGTCTCCCCGGTGGCTGCGTTGGTGACACTCAGCACTCGCACTGCAGTGTCATATCGATACTTCAGCAGCCGTCCAGTGTCATGGAAAGGAGACAGCTGCTTCCAGCAAGTCCGTATGGCGCAAGAGCCGGAGACACCGTGACACTTGCAGGTAGTTTTCAGCCCACTCTTCACTGCCTGAGATAGGAGGGGGGGAAAGCAAGGGAGGGGAAAAGGGAGAGATGTCAGTTCCTTCAGTTTGATTCATTACCTGGCCTCTTATCTGGGAGGTCTATCTCGACAGAGTGAGACAGTTTCCTGGAGGGTGGGTAGGGGGTTAGGGATGGTGGTCTACAGATAGTGAGCCTTTAGCCCACCTCAGTCAAAAATTTTGACATAATGGATTGAGGGGGACTGCTCAGCATGTCGTATTTCAGTCACCTCACATTTCTCACTTGGACAGCTCTTGccattttttttctgaatgtgtTCAAACTAGCTCTGTCTgcttctctcctgtctctctttcctaAAGCCTGAGGCATAGGTGACAAACAGTGCAGACAGTGGAATCTCTCCACCCTTTTTTGTACATGCCTGCTCATGGAAAACATTGATAAGAATTTCTGTGCAAGAAGTGCCAAAACTATATGGAGCAGCAGCTTGTGATGGTGCCCCTGATGTAGGTTAATAGTTCACTGAGCTTGATGGTCAGCGAAGACAGCGCGATCACTCAGGGCTGCTGTCTTGTGGGGGCCACAGACAGGTCATGCAGAGGGAGCCAGAGGGTACTTCTGGGTTGAAAAGTTCTGCTCAGTTCCTCCCTTTGCAGGTATGAACCCTTCAGGGGCTTCAGAGCACCATTACTGAGAGATGGGGGTGGGAGGCGCCAACCTCTTTTGTTAACCCGGCTCATGCTCTCTTCTCGGCCACACTGACAGTTGCCCTCAGTTCTTCCTCTGGCTCTAGGTGTGAGCTACAGGAGTGGTTATGAACATTAGGTGGATTTATGAAGAGCATAGTGATTCAGTAAGTGGGAAAAAATGCTCGCTCGTATATTAAAAAGAGGCCACGGTTATAATCGTTGTCTCTGACATGAGATCTTTAATTTTCTGTAGGCCCGCACAGCAAGCTTTATCATGCCTGAGAACACCTGGCTCCAACGATCCCACAGCCATCTTGTCTCCCTGCTACACCGCCTCACCCTCTGCCTCTGTATTATCCACCAAGGCCAGCGACGGAAGCAAATAAGGGGGCGTTTGTCTGGCTGGCACTGTGCAAAATATGCAGGTGAGGATCACAATTCTGTATCCTCTGATGGCACTGGAGTGTGTCAAAGGTATAATTGTCATGTTAAAGTGCAGCCCAACTAATTGAGCTAAGTGTGACTCAGGTATAAATGATGCTTTTGATGCCTTTAGGCTTGGGAGGCCATTTCACCATAAAGGGATGTGGGGGCTATTTCACAGAGGCACATTTGATTTGTAATATTTCTACTCCACTCAtttgggtttttgttttttcccactCACCCGAATTCCAACGTTGATGTTGTGGGAGTCGACTTGAGCCCTCAGGTCCTTGCTGACCCTCTTTTGGCCGAGGAACTTCTTGAGAAACTTGGTGCTATATTTCAAGTTGTCACCGCAGACCCCCCACTGCCACGCTTCTCGATGCTGGATGCCGGGGGAGTCGTCACATGTGCACCTCTCCATTCGGCCTGAGCTGCATGCTTTGGCGAGTGCATGGGTCAGCGCCGCAGAGGACACTGCCAGCAGGAAGGCAGTCTCCTTGAATGCTGGGATAGATGCAAAAGACATGAGAGGTGGAATCACTTTgtgtaaaaatttaaatgtacatCAGAGCCAAATTTACACAGCTTTGAATGCAAGACTGATTTGTGGTATTAAAAAAGTGAGTGCAAACTGTTTATAGTTTAAGGGATTAATTCATAGTTTGCGATCATGAAAACATCTTTTGTGCCACTGAGTAAGCCTATAAGCCAGAATGTTTACACAGAGCTCAGTACGTTGTCATGGTTTACTACAACCTCAGCATTATTCTGCAAGTTTTCTTGTGTCAAAAATCCTCTTCTGACCTGTTCTTTTGGTTACACACTGTTATTTGCTTCACCCAGAGCCATCACCAGGGTATATTTTGATccaattaattattattttgactaGGAAGGATTTTCCCAGATGAAAGTGAGTAATCATGCCACCCTTTTCCTCTGGGAATGGGCGCTTTCCTGAGATAAAAATAACAACGGGCTTGAACACTCTCCACCGCACCACATTTCTTGGCTTTCCACTCCCTCATTACCTCCATGCTGACCTGTTCATGTTCTCCCACACACTGATATCCATATGCATAAAGCCTGGAATCCTTAAGCATTTTTACTGCACAGCAGACCAGCAGTGAACTTGAGCTATATGTAATATGGTGATTTAGTATTGGCATATCTTTTTTTCCAAGTGCATCTAATCAATTGTTGTATCAGTTCCTAGAAAAAGGATTCAACCAGAAAACTTTTGGAAAGCTTTTTCAGGGATTTTTATACAAATGAAGAGGCATGATATGTCAAGAAATCTTAAGTAACACAAAATAGTTTAGAAGTGTCACCTGGTGTTTTGGTTACAAATGCTTTGGGATTATAGTTGCTAGACGTGCGCGAGAAAGACTGTAAATGTGACTTTAAATTACATACAGCACAGTTGCTTTATCACAAATTTAGCAGTCTCTCcagataaatagtagtagtagttgctCATTTCTATGTTGTAAAATCAAGGAAATTGTAGATGAATTTGGTTCTTACTTTAAAGATTGTGTGATCATAAGGCAGCAACAACCAATGGAAAAAAGATTTATagtttaaaaactgttttgtttgcattttattcTTAAAGAGTCAGacataataaattaattgatgTTAATGTAATACTATTCTGTGATAACtaacattattttatataagaatgtttatttgaaaaattgGAAAGGTAACTGTGATCAGACTGTGTATGAGTCACACCTTTAATAAAAACTTTCaaggtaaatattttattaaagttGGACATATTTGGTTGCTGTGTCCATTCTTGGCCCCAGTTGGAGCTAGAGATTAACAATTTGTTTCTCCTACTTTTTCCTCACTTCTTCTGCTGTAGTGCTGTCACATATATCCGCTTCTCAGATAATTACTTGATTTTAAGAGATATTGATGTAGCCATCAGCTTCAGGGCCATGCAGACAGATATGGCTCGGAGACCTCCTGCTTAGAGACACTTTACTTACTCACAGATGCTTACCTGTAAAGCATACTGCAAGTCCTGCAGCTATGCACCTGTCTCACTTGAGGTTAAAAAGAATAAAGGCAAATAAAGATCAATGAGACTGAGTAACTGGGTTGTCCAAGGTTAGAACTCAGCACTAGCTGCTTTGCACCCAAAACAGGTAAATTAAAACTGTAAAACGCGGTGAAGTTATAGGCTGAATTAATGGCTTACCTCTTTTCAGAAGACTTCCCCGGCCGTCCAAACTGCAGTTCCAGCGCTCATTTCTGAACTGATACCGACACTCCAGGAGGCTGAGGCGCACAGACTCCCGTAGCGTCTCGGCCAAACCAGGCTCCCTGCGACACAGTCTCTTCTGCCGCCTGGTCAGAGTCATCTGCTCGCACTGCTTCAGGTGGGCCTTGCCTGTCGGGGGTTCATTGGAAAACGGACCCGGTAAAAACACCAAGGGTTCCCGACCTGTCAGCCTTGGagtggaaagaaaaaacatattcaAGTGAGTTGCATTTGTAAGTAATCCGTACACAAAGGCAATGCAATGTTCTTTCTTTGAAATAAACTATAAGTCTACCGCCATTATTATTAGacttaataaaaatatgttgcaATGATGAATTTGTGTGctgtagttattttgttttacgCTGTTTACTCAGTCTTAGCACCTGAAAGTGTTAATTtctctgtaatttaatttaatcgaAAACAttgagtattattttaatttgattgatGTCAATACTGTAAACATTAGAAATCCATATACaggaaaatcaaatcaattcaACAAATcggaaattaaaattaa is from Micropterus dolomieu isolate WLL.071019.BEF.003 ecotype Adirondacks linkage group LG02, ASM2129224v1, whole genome shotgun sequence and encodes:
- the wnt9b gene encoding protein Wnt-9b, producing MRSRLPRTACLLRIIALCILLSHTAAYFGLTGREPLVFLPGPFSNEPPTGKAHLKQCEQMTLTRRQKRLCRREPGLAETLRESVRLSLLECRYQFRNERWNCSLDGRGSLLKRAFKETAFLLAVSSAALTHALAKACSSGRMERCTCDDSPGIQHREAWQWGVCGDNLKYSTKFLKKFLGQKRVSKDLRAQVDSHNINVGIRAVKSGLKTTCKCHGVSGSCAIRTCWKQLSPFHDTGRLLKYRYDTAVRVLSVTNAATGETELAGPRRHGQSLRTTDLVYLEDSHSFCRPSRYSPGTGGRSCAKDTSCQSLCCGRGYNTAMRLTSLSCHCQVRWCCHVECQTCVREEEVYTCKNA